A genomic segment from Inquilinus sp. KBS0705 encodes:
- a CDS encoding S9 family peptidase, with protein sequence MKRSFLLTLTISAAMAANAQVKFDPPKTKAKPVVDTLHGVTLTDNYRWLEDKKDPDVIEWTKKQHDYGEEYLAKTQKVHPGLKEKIAAYLNMDYEGPLNTVGKRVFQTVKKKGDKQYKIYTIIDGKKILIWDPVQLDTAGKISTSGTSYTYDGERAAISAQKSGAEVNTVYFIDTRTGKQIHEPLTNTMGFDWAQDQKHAYVTLRSQEDVDKQRPLKTYYIKVGDPIEKAIFVGTTADAQNSYYIYDNRYSDVTFSGEGDFYSNNVRMRPTGSLKEGKQIYASKKFKAYPEAIGDRFYIQTNDNAPNSKLMVADKAYPEYKNWKTLIPESSTVMESYVVTKNNIIIQDKKDLESRLTIYSLNGKKLRAMPLPEKGSIGGISYDREEDLLYISLVTFTSTPKTYVASPKDYEWKLFYQRHLPVDMSEIVGEIKFYISKDGSRVPAFVVHRKDIKLDGSNPVLLTAYGGFQSGIKPRYYGFYAPFIQAGGIVVEPGIRGGDEFGEKWHLDGMLAKKQNSFDDFYACAEWLIKEKYTTESKIVALGGSNGGLLMGAAATQRPDLFKAIVCEVPLLDMLRYHKFLIARYWIPEYGSSENAEQFKWLLRYSPYQNIRVGVNLPPMLVTAGANDTRVDPMNAKKFVAALQNNPGQVSPIILHMDFDSGHGSGQSTQQAITNWTFVFEYVMNQLGM encoded by the coding sequence CGATAACTATCGCTGGCTGGAAGATAAAAAGGACCCTGATGTAATTGAATGGACCAAAAAACAGCATGATTACGGCGAGGAGTACCTGGCCAAAACGCAAAAGGTACACCCCGGCCTTAAAGAAAAAATTGCCGCTTATTTAAATATGGATTACGAAGGTCCGCTGAATACGGTGGGTAAGCGCGTTTTTCAGACGGTGAAGAAAAAGGGCGATAAGCAATATAAAATTTACACTATTATTGATGGTAAAAAAATACTGATATGGGACCCGGTACAGCTTGATACTGCCGGCAAAATATCTACCAGTGGCACCAGCTATACCTATGATGGCGAGCGGGCGGCCATTAGCGCGCAAAAAAGCGGTGCCGAGGTAAACACCGTTTACTTTATTGATACCCGCACCGGCAAACAAATACACGAGCCGCTGACCAACACCATGGGCTTTGATTGGGCGCAGGACCAAAAGCACGCCTACGTTACCCTGCGTAGCCAGGAAGATGTAGACAAGCAGCGACCATTAAAAACCTACTACATTAAAGTTGGCGACCCGATAGAGAAGGCCATTTTTGTAGGCACCACCGCCGACGCGCAAAACAGCTATTACATTTACGATAACCGCTACAGCGATGTAACCTTTAGCGGCGAAGGCGATTTTTACAGCAACAATGTACGCATGCGCCCTACCGGCAGCTTAAAAGAGGGCAAGCAGATATATGCCAGTAAAAAATTCAAGGCTTACCCCGAGGCTATTGGCGACCGCTTTTACATACAAACCAACGATAACGCCCCCAACAGCAAACTAATGGTAGCAGATAAGGCATACCCCGAGTATAAGAACTGGAAAACCCTTATCCCAGAAAGCAGCACCGTAATGGAAAGCTACGTGGTTACCAAAAACAACATTATTATACAGGATAAAAAAGACCTGGAGAGCCGCCTAACTATTTACAGCCTGAACGGTAAAAAACTGCGTGCCATGCCCCTACCCGAAAAAGGCAGCATAGGCGGCATTAGTTACGACCGCGAGGAGGATTTGTTGTACATATCGCTGGTTACCTTTACATCGACCCCCAAAACTTATGTGGCATCGCCGAAGGATTATGAGTGGAAGCTGTTTTACCAGCGCCACCTGCCCGTTGATATGAGCGAGATAGTAGGCGAGATTAAATTCTACATCTCTAAAGATGGCAGCCGTGTACCGGCCTTTGTGGTGCACCGCAAGGACATAAAGCTGGACGGCAGCAACCCGGTGCTGTTAACTGCCTATGGCGGTTTCCAAAGCGGTATTAAACCCCGGTATTATGGCTTTTATGCCCCATTTATACAAGCTGGCGGCATAGTGGTTGAGCCGGGCATACGCGGGGGCGACGAGTTTGGCGAAAAATGGCACCTTGACGGGATGCTGGCCAAAAAGCAAAACAGCTTCGACGATTTTTATGCCTGCGCAGAGTGGCTGATCAAAGAAAAGTATACTACCGAAAGCAAAATTGTAGCCTTAGGCGGCAGCAACGGCGGCTTACTAATGGGTGCAGCCGCTACACAACGGCCCGACCTGTTTAAAGCCATTGTATGCGAAGTTCCGCTGCTGGACATGCTGAGGTACCATAAATTCCTGATAGCGCGTTACTGGATACCGGAGTACGGTTCATCGGAAAATGCCGAGCAGTTTAAGTGGCTGCTGCGCTACTCGCCTTACCAAAACATACGTGTGGGTGTAAACCTGCCGCCTATGCTGGTAACCGCCGGCGCCAACGATACCCGGGTTGACCCTATGAACGCCAAAAAATTTGTAGCCGCCCTGCAAAACAACCCCGGCCAGGTTAGCCCGATAATATTACACATGGATTTTGACAGCGGCCACGGCAGCGGCCAAAGCACCCAGCAGGCTATCACCAACTGGACGTTTGTATTTGAGTATGTGATGAACCAATTGGGGATGTAA